A portion of the Staphylococcus felis genome contains these proteins:
- the tyrS gene encoding tyrosine--tRNA ligase, producing the protein MVNTLLEDLKWRGLIYQQTDEEEIEKLLNQKQVKLYCGADPTADSLHIGHLLPYLTLRRFQEFGHRPVVLIGGGTGMIGDPSGKTEERVLQTEDQVAQNVKGIQKQMEQLFDFNSDNGAILVNNRDWLSQISLIEFLRDYGKHVGVNYMLGKDSIQTRLEHGISYTEFTYTILQAIDFGHLNKEMDVQLQIGGSDQWGNITSGIELMRRMYGTTDVYGLTIPLVTKSDGKKFGKSESGTVWLDREKTSPYELYQFWINTSDEDVIKFLKYFTFLSKEEIETLEQSVKDEPHLRKAQKALAENVTRFIHGEEALSEAQRISQALFSGDLKALTADEIKTGFKDVPQVTLSQGTTNIVDALVETKISSSKRQAREDVSNGAIYINGERQQDLQYELSNEDKYENAFTIIRRGKKKYFMVNYQ; encoded by the coding sequence ATAGTGAATACATTATTAGAGGATTTAAAATGGCGAGGATTGATATATCAGCAAACTGATGAAGAAGAAATAGAAAAATTACTCAATCAAAAGCAAGTTAAATTATATTGTGGTGCTGATCCAACGGCAGATAGTTTGCATATTGGCCATTTATTGCCATATTTAACTTTAAGACGCTTTCAAGAATTTGGGCATCGACCTGTCGTATTAATTGGTGGCGGTACAGGTATGATTGGTGACCCATCAGGTAAAACGGAAGAACGCGTTTTGCAAACAGAAGATCAAGTTGCTCAAAATGTTAAAGGAATTCAAAAACAAATGGAGCAATTGTTTGATTTTAATAGTGATAATGGAGCAATTTTAGTTAATAATAGAGATTGGTTAAGCCAAATATCACTCATTGAGTTTTTGAGAGATTATGGTAAGCATGTCGGTGTCAATTATATGCTTGGTAAAGACTCTATTCAAACACGACTTGAACATGGTATTTCGTATACAGAATTCACGTATACCATTTTGCAAGCGATTGATTTTGGTCATCTTAACAAAGAAATGGATGTTCAATTACAAATCGGTGGTTCAGATCAATGGGGTAATATTACAAGTGGTATTGAACTCATGCGACGTATGTATGGGACTACAGATGTGTATGGCCTAACAATTCCATTAGTGACAAAATCAGACGGGAAAAAGTTTGGTAAGTCAGAATCAGGTACAGTTTGGTTAGACCGTGAAAAAACAAGTCCATATGAATTGTATCAATTTTGGATTAATACGAGTGATGAAGATGTGATTAAGTTTTTAAAATATTTTACATTTTTATCAAAAGAAGAGATTGAAACACTTGAGCAATCTGTAAAAGATGAACCACATTTACGAAAAGCTCAAAAAGCTTTAGCTGAAAATGTGACGCGTTTTATTCATGGTGAAGAAGCACTGAGCGAAGCACAAAGAATTTCTCAAGCTTTATTTAGTGGAGATTTAAAAGCATTAACTGCTGATGAAATTAAGACAGGTTTTAAAGATGTACCGCAAGTGACATTATCACAAGGTACAACGAATATTGTTGATGCGCTAGTTGAAACAAAAATCTCATCATCTAAACGTCAAGCAAGAGAAGATGTTTCAAATGGGGCTATATATATCAATGGAGAACGTCAACAAGATTTACAGTATGAATTAAGTAATGAAGATAAGTATGAAAATGCGTTTACCATTATACGTCGTGGTAAGAAAAAATATTTTATGGTCAATTATCAATAA
- a CDS encoding biosynthetic peptidoglycan transglycosylase, translating to MIPSQYSKYESFIQKYDNTFHRIKKIVLSFFIFTIIASLFLIGVCIGYFASIISNEQSIENNYLFSQVVDLPDMSEHISETTDLLAYFDEPEPPLIAGPSEVTPYLSKAIVASEDAQFYEHNGILPKAILRAMYQDLFDQEGATGGSTITQQLIKNQLLTNEKTYDRKAKEIMYAMRIEKLLTKDEIMYIYMNIVPFGYDHNGQHLTGITSASYGIFGKAPIDLSISEAAYLAGIIQSPYYYTPYDEDGNFRGIEITKPSIDRQKYVLKRMLIEKQITPKQYKNALNDNLYDRIIKSKT from the coding sequence ATGATCCCATCCCAATACTCTAAATATGAATCTTTTATCCAAAAATACGATAATACCTTTCATAGAATCAAAAAAATCGTATTATCTTTTTTTATATTTACAATTATAGCTTCACTATTTTTAATAGGTGTATGTATAGGCTATTTTGCAAGTATTATTTCCAATGAACAATCCATAGAAAATAATTATCTATTCTCACAAGTAGTCGATCTACCTGATATGTCAGAGCATATATCTGAAACAACAGATTTATTGGCATATTTCGATGAACCTGAACCACCATTAATAGCCGGCCCTTCTGAAGTGACTCCCTACCTGTCTAAAGCTATAGTGGCTTCTGAAGACGCACAATTTTACGAACACAATGGCATTTTACCAAAAGCTATTTTACGCGCAATGTATCAAGATCTTTTTGATCAAGAAGGCGCAACAGGTGGCAGTACTATTACGCAACAACTGATTAAAAATCAATTGTTAACAAATGAAAAAACATATGACAGAAAAGCCAAAGAAATCATGTATGCAATGCGTATTGAAAAACTATTAACAAAAGATGAGATTATGTATATTTATATGAACATTGTTCCGTTCGGATACGACCATAACGGTCAACACCTTACAGGTATTACTTCTGCTTCTTATGGAATATTTGGCAAAGCACCTATTGATTTATCTATATCAGAAGCCGCCTATCTTGCCGGCATCATTCAAAGTCCATATTATTACACACCATATGATGAAGATGGAAACTTTAGAGGTATTGAAATTACAAAACCATCTATCGACAGACAAAAATACGTCCTTAAAAGGATGTTAATCGAAAAGCAAATTACGCCTAAACAATATAAAAATGCTCTTAATGATAACCTTTATGATCGTATAATCAAATCAAAAACGTAA